The genomic DNA AAGTCCAGCAAGCAGGTGTCGCGGGGCATTTTTTTCTCCACGATTATCATCGTGGCCTCCTTTCTGCCGGTGTTTTTGCTCACCGGGCAGGAGGGCAAGCTGTTTCACCCGCTGGCGTTTACCAAGACGTTTATCCTGCTCATTGATGCCGTGCTGGCCGTGACGCTGGCCCCGGTGCTGCTGTCCTTTTTTATGAAGGGCCAGTTCAAAACCGAGGAGCAAAACCCCATCAACCGGGGCCTGGAGCGGGTGTACGCGCCGCTCATCAACTGGTGCCTGACCTGGCGCAAAACTACCATCGGCATCAATCTGGCGCTGCTGGCGGTGAGCGTGCCGCTGCTGCTGAGCCTGGGCACCGAGTTTATGCCGCCGCTCGATGAGGGCTCGATTCTGTTCATGCCCGTGGCGCAGCCCGACGTGTCGAACACCGAAATCAAGCGCATTCTGCAAGTGCAGGACCGCATTATCAGCCAGGTGCCGGAGGTGAAAGGCGTGCTGGGCAAGGCCGGCCGGGCCAGCACCGCTACCGACAACTCGCCGCTGAGCATGATTGAAACCATCATCCAGCTCAAGCCCCGCGCCGAGTGGCGGCCCGGCCTGACCAAGGCCAAGCTGATTGAGGAGTTGAACGGCAAGCTGCAAATTCCGGGGGTAGTGAACGGCTGGACGCAGCCCATCATCAACCGCATCAACATGCTGAGCACCGGTATTCGGACCGACGTGGGCGTGAAAGTATATGGCCAGCAGCTCGATACGATTTACAACGTATCGCAGCGGGTGCGGGCGGCGCTGCGCGGCGTGCCCGGCGTGCAGGACCTGTACGTGGACCCCATCACGGGCGGCAAGTACTTACAAATTGACCTGAAACGCGACCAGCTGGCCCGCTACGGCCTGAGCGTGGACCAGGTGAACGAAGTAGTGGAAATGGCCATCGGCGGCGCGCCGGTGGCCAGCACCGTGGAGGGTCGGCGGCGCTTCGCCATCGGCGTGCGCCTGGCCGAAGACTACCGCAACAGCCTGCCCGCGCTGGGCCGCATCCCCATCCAGACGACCGCCTACGGCCCGGTGCCGCTCTCGGCCGTGGCGACGCTGCGCTTCGAGAATGGCCCGCCCATGATTAACTCCGAAAATGCGCAGCTGCGCGGGGCGGTGCTCTTCAACGTGCGGGGCCGCGACCTGGGCGGCACCGTGCAGGAAGCCATGCAAAAAGTGCAGGCCATGCAGGGCAAGCTGCCCGCCGGCTACTACCTGGAATGGAGCGGGCAGTACGAAAACCTCATCAGCTCAGAGCGCACGCTGCTGCTGATTTTGCCCGTGGTACTACTCGTGATTTTCGGGTGTTTATACTTCGCCTTCCACTCGGTGCGCGAGGCGCTGCTGAGCTTGGTTACTATCCCGTTCGCGCTCATTGGCGGGGCCTATCTGGTGTATTTCTACGGGGTGCATTTGTCGGTGGCGGTGGCCGTGGGCTTCATCGCCCTCTTCGGGCTGGCCGTGGAAACGGGCGTCATCATGGTCATTTACCTCAACGACGCCATGCAGCAGCTGGTGGCCCGCAAGGGTAATTCGAGCGAGACTATCACCAAAGCCGACTTGCGCGAAGCCGTGTTTCACGGCGCGGCCAAGCGACTGCGGCCCAAGCTGATGACGGTCTCGGTGGCGCTGTTTGGGCTGGTGCCGGTGCTCTGGGCCACGGGCACCGGCTCCGACGTGATGCTGCCCATCGTGCTACCCATGATTGGGGGCGTGTTCACGTCCTCGACACACATTCTACTGGTTACGCCACTCATTTTTCTGATGACAAAAGAGTATGAGCTGCGCAAGTTTGGCAAGTTGGACGTGCTGGCGGTAACTCATTAAAGCTTTTGATGCTATGGCTTATTTCTTGAAAATTCTGTTCGTCGTGGGACTGCTGGGGCTACTAGTTGTGCCCGCTTCCGCCCAGCGCGTGCTTTCGCTCGATTCGGTGCTGCGCACCGTGCGCCAGCGCAACCCTGCCCTGCGCCAGTACGACTACCGCGCCCAGGCCAAACAGGCCGCCGTGGCCGGGGCCAACACCTGGGAAGCCCCCAAGGTGAGCGCCGGCTACTGGATGACGCCCTACAACCAGCGTTCCGTCAGGGAGATGAACAACGGCCGGAGCATGGGAATGCAAATGGTGTCGGTGGAGCAGGCGCTGCCCAACCCGGCCAAGCAGCGCGCCCGGCGCGAATATTTATCCGGCCAGGCCGCCGTGGTGCAGGCCGACCAGGCCGCCATCTTCAACGAGCTGCGCGCCCAGGCCCGCACCCTGTACTACGAGCGAATTATTCTGGAAAAAAAGCTTAAGGTGCTGGACGAGAGCGCCTACCTGACGGATTTTCTGCTGAAAATTGCGCAGGCCCGCTACCCCTACAACCAGACCACGCTGGCCAGCATCTACCAGGTGCAGGCGCGGGTGGCGATGCACGCCAACGACCACGCCGTGCTCTACGGCCAGCTGCGCCAGCGCACCATCGCTCTGAACGCGCTCATGGCCCGCGACCCCGCCACCGCGTTTGCCGTGGATACGCTGCTGCCTACCCCCCCGCTAGCCGCGCCTTCCGACACGGCCGCGCTGGCTGCTCGCCGCTCCGACGTGCGCGGCCTCAACGAAGCGCTGGCCGTGGTGCGCCTCAGCCAAGCGGTGGAAACCAGCCGCCGCCGGCCCGATTTTGGGGTGCGCTACGACCATATGCGCGGCATCGGCAGTACGCCTAACCAGTTCACCGTCATGGGCATGGTCACGCTGCCCTTCGTGCCCTGGGCCGCTCGCGAGTACAAGGCCAACGCCGCCGCGCTGGGGCTGGAGGCGCAGGCCGTGCAGCAGCAGCGCGCCAGCCTGCTCAACGACGCGGCCGGGCGCGTGAGCACCCTGCAATCGGACCTGCTCACCAAGCGCGAGCAAGTCGCCAACTACGAGAAGGGCATTTTGCCCGCCCTGCACAAAAGCTACCAGGTCACGCTGCTGGCCTACCAGCAAAACACCGCCCAGCTGCCCGCCGTGGTCGAAGCCCTCGACGCCTGGCTGCGAACCCGCCTGCAAGCCCTCGATACCCAAAATGAACTCCTTGCCCTCACCGTGCGCTATGACCAGGAACTGGAGCAATAAGCCCTTACGCCAAGGGGTAGCCGCCGCCCTGCTGGCCGCGGCGGCCCTGCTGGCGGGCTGCCACGGCCAGGCCCACGGCCCCGCCAACGTGGCCGAAACCCCGCCGGCCGCCACCAGCGCGGCCATGCAGTACACCTGCCCTATGCACCCCCAAATCGTGCGTGAGGCCCCTGGCAGCTGCCCCATCTGCGGCATGGACCTGGTACCCAAGGTGCTCCGCAACGCCGCCGCGCTGGCCGACCCCGGCCTGGCCGACGTTAGCCAGTCGCCCGACGCGGCCGTGGTGGCGGCGGTGACTACCGTGCGCCCCGTGGCCGAAAGTGCCGGGGCCGACACCCTCACCCTACCCGGCACCGTGGAATATGACCCGCGCCGCAGCCGGGTGGTGGCCGCCCGCTTCGGCGGGCGCATCGAACAGTTGCTGGTGCGCTACAACTACCAGCCCGTGCGCCGGGGCCAAAAGCTGCTAGCGCTCTACAGCCCCGAGCTGGTAACGGCCGAGCAGGAGCTGATTTTTTTGCTGGAAAACGACGCGGCCAATGCGCCGCTGGTCAACGGCGCGCGGCAGAAGCTGCGCCTGCTGGGCCTCACCGATGGCCAGCTGCGCGACCTGGCCCGCACCCGTCGCGCCAGCTACCGGGTGGCCGTATTCAGCCCTTACGATGGCTACGTAGTTGAAACCCCATCCGCCACCGCGCCCGCCGCAATGCCTGACGCTGCCGCCAGCGCGGGCGGTATGAGCGCCAGTCCGGCCGCGCCTACCCCTGGCCTCACGGCGCAGCCTACGCCG from Hymenobacter psoromatis includes the following:
- a CDS encoding metal transporter, which produces MTNDERLAIIEKSSKQVSRGIFFSTIIIVASFLPVFLLTGQEGKLFHPLAFTKTFILLIDAVLAVTLAPVLLSFFMKGQFKTEEQNPINRGLERVYAPLINWCLTWRKTTIGINLALLAVSVPLLLSLGTEFMPPLDEGSILFMPVAQPDVSNTEIKRILQVQDRIISQVPEVKGVLGKAGRASTATDNSPLSMIETIIQLKPRAEWRPGLTKAKLIEELNGKLQIPGVVNGWTQPIINRINMLSTGIRTDVGVKVYGQQLDTIYNVSQRVRAALRGVPGVQDLYVDPITGGKYLQIDLKRDQLARYGLSVDQVNEVVEMAIGGAPVASTVEGRRRFAIGVRLAEDYRNSLPALGRIPIQTTAYGPVPLSAVATLRFENGPPMINSENAQLRGAVLFNVRGRDLGGTVQEAMQKVQAMQGKLPAGYYLEWSGQYENLISSERTLLLILPVVLLVIFGCLYFAFHSVREALLSLVTIPFALIGGAYLVYFYGVHLSVAVAVGFIALFGLAVETGVIMVIYLNDAMQQLVARKGNSSETITKADLREAVFHGAAKRLRPKLMTVSVALFGLVPVLWATGTGSDVMLPIVLPMIGGVFTSSTHILLVTPLIFLMTKEYELRKFGKLDVLAVTH